Proteins encoded by one window of Arachis ipaensis cultivar K30076 chromosome B04, Araip1.1, whole genome shotgun sequence:
- the LOC107636599 gene encoding 2-hydroxyisoflavanone dehydratase, with product TITQEKELKHEFNFFRVYKDGTVELLRPPPTIIPPFDDPTTGLRTKDAVITANPPLSARLFLPKTTNPNTKLPVFLFFHGSGFCARSAFTPEYHNHVAAIANEANVLAVSVEYAKFPVRPLPACYYDARSSLQWVASHAGATGPDSWLNEHADLHRVFVAGNSAGGNLTHWAVSQVGKIGLAPGVRIAGAILVHPFFGGTGDDSQWLYMCPENEGPEDPRLKPAAEDLRRLGCERVLVCVAEKDPLLVAGEKYVEALKKSGWSGSVELVVNLGLGHCNHVYEPDEDNAREVLRKIASFINQQ from the coding sequence ACTATCACACAAGAAAAAGAGTTAAAACACGAGTTCAACTTCTTCCGCGTCTACAAAGACGGCACCGTCGAGCTCCTCCGTCCTCCACCAACAATCATTCCTCCCTTCGACGACCCCACCACCGGCCTCCGCACCAAAGACGCCGTCATCACCGCCAACCCACCCCTCTCCGCTCGCCTTTTCCTCCCAAAAACCACCAACCCCAACACCAAACTCcccgtcttcctcttcttccatggcaGCGGCTTCTGCGCCAGGTCCGCCTTCACTCCGGAATACCACAACCACGTTGCCGCAATCGCCAACGAAGCCAACGTACTCGCTGTCTCTGTAGAGTACGCCAAGTTTCCGGTTCGGCCACTGCCCGCATGCTACTACGACGCCCGGAGCAGCCTCCAGTGGGTCGCGTCTCACGCGGGTGCGACAGGGCCGGATTCCTGGCTAAACGAACACGCCGATTTGCATCGTGTTTTCGTAGCTGGGAACAGCGCCGGCGGTAACCTTACCCATTGGGCAGTTAGCCAAGTGGGAAAAATAGGTTTAGCGCCGGGTGTGAGGATTGCGGGGGCGATCCTCGTCCATCCTTTCTTCGGAGGCACAGGGGACGACAGTCAGTGGCTGTACATGTGTCCGGAAAACGAGGGGCCGGAGGATCCGAGGCTGAAGCCGGCGGCGGAGGATTTAAGGAGGCTTGGATGTGAGAGGGTGTTGGTATGTGTGGCGGAGAAGGATCCATTGCTGGTTGCTGGAGAGAAGTACGTTGAGGCGCTGAAGAAGAGTGGCTGGAGTGGGAGTGTTGAGCTTGTTGTGAATTTGGGTTTAGGACATTGCAACCATGTTTATGAGCCAGACGAAGACAATGCTCGTGAGGTTTTACGAAAGATTGCTTCTTTCATCAATCAACAATAA